From a region of the Pongo abelii isolate AG06213 chromosome 9, NHGRI_mPonAbe1-v2.0_pri, whole genome shotgun sequence genome:
- the LOC100454959 gene encoding olfactory receptor 51V1-like codes for MVNHGQKIEYRIRKWIELGLCILFLSNRIIFIVFPAHDTNSSTFLLTGFPGLEGEYPWLSIPFSCIYIMVLSGNCLVLRVIHTEPSLHEPMFYFLAMLGLTDLCMGLCTVHTVLGILWGLSQEISLDACIAQTFFIHGLSGMESGVLLAMAFDRFTAICNPLRYTSILTNVRIIKIGLGILFRSFVFIVAPIIRLKFFHYCHSHVLSHSFCLHQDLLRLACSDIRFNSFYALALVICTLFFDSLLIIISYLLILHSVLAIASREERLKSLQTCISHICAVLVFYIPIIGLTMVHRFGKHLSPVVQVLMGNIYIIFPPLMNPIIYSVKTQQIRVRIQRWFFLKRK; via the exons ATGGTCAATCATGGTCAGAAAATAG AGTATAGAATAAGGAAGTGGATTGAATTAGGGCTAtgtatattatttctttcaaacaGGATTATATTTATTGT TTTTCCTGCACATGATACCAACTCCTCAACCTTTCTCCTAACAGGCTTCCCTGGCCTAGAAGGAGAATATCCCTGGCTCTCTATCCCCTTCTCCTGCATTTATATCATGGTACTTTCAGGGAACTGCTTGGTGCTGCGTGTGATTCATACAGAGCCAAGCCTGCATGAGCCCATGTTCTACTTCCTGGCCATGCTGGGTCTCACTGACCTGTGCATGGGGCTGTGTACAGTACACACAGTGTTGGGAATTCTATGGGGTCTCAGCCAGGAGATTAGTCTGGATGCCTGTATTGCTCAAACCTTCTTCATTCATGGTCTATCAGGCATGGAGTCTGGAGTCCTCCTCGCCATGGCCTTTGATCGTTTTACAGCTATCTGTAACCCTCTAAGGTATACATCTATACTCACTAATGTCAGGATCATCAAAATTGGGCTGGGAATTTTATTTAGGAGCTTTGTGTTCATCGTGGCGCCCATAATCCGCCTAAAGTTTTTTCATTACTGCCATTCCCATgtcctctctcactctttctgcCTTCACCAAGATCTGCTGAGACTAGCCTGCTCTGACATTCGCTTCAACAGCTTCTATGCCTTGGCTCTGGTGATTTGTACCCTTTTTTTTGATTCTTTGTTAATTATCATATCCTACTTGCTGATCCTGCATTCTGTCTTGGCTATTGCATCCCGAGAAGAGCGGCTCAAGTCCTTACAGACCTGCATTTCTCATATCTGTGCCGTCCTGGTCTTCTACATCCCAATCATTGGCCTCACCATGGTGCATCGCTTTGGGAAGCACCTCTCTCCTGTGGTCCAGGTCCTCATGGGCAACATCTACATCATCTTCCCACCACTTATGAACCCCATCATCTATAGTGTGAAGACACAACAGATCCGTGTCAGGATTCAGAGGTGGTTCTTCTTGAAGAGAAAGTAA